Proteins encoded together in one Terriglobia bacterium window:
- a CDS encoding Dam family site-specific DNA-(adenine-N6)-methyltransferase, whose product MSGAKPILKWAGGKQGLAATLVELFPERIGAYFEPFVGGASVFLTFQPERAVLGDLNDWLLDVYVAVRADWRRVAAALDTLRNTKTEYLRIRSVAPGSLDVHQRAAHLIFLNKTCFRGLFRVNRLGQFNVPYGAYRRRYYDPTNLERMADQLGAAEIRRGDFELCLRDVAPSDFVYFDPPYYKLGGYSDFNRYTPGQFREKDHVRLAAVCRELDGRGVRWVVSNSDTAFVKYLYSGYEVRSIASRREINLSAADRGVRELVIRNF is encoded by the coding sequence ATGAGCGGTGCGAAGCCAATCCTGAAGTGGGCCGGCGGCAAGCAGGGCCTCGCCGCGACGCTCGTCGAGCTCTTTCCCGAAAGGATCGGAGCCTACTTCGAGCCGTTCGTCGGCGGCGCCAGTGTATTCCTTACGTTTCAGCCCGAGCGAGCTGTTCTGGGGGACCTCAACGACTGGCTCCTCGACGTTTACGTTGCGGTGCGCGCGGACTGGCGTCGGGTAGCGGCCGCCCTGGACACTCTACGTAACACGAAAACGGAGTACCTCCGCATCCGGTCAGTCGCGCCCGGATCCCTGGACGTGCATCAGAGAGCCGCGCACCTGATCTTCCTAAACAAGACGTGTTTCCGCGGCCTCTTTCGCGTAAACCGGCTTGGGCAGTTCAATGTTCCCTACGGCGCGTATCGTCGGCGCTACTACGACCCGACGAATCTCGAGCGGATGGCTGACCAGTTGGGTGCTGCGGAGATAAGGCGGGGGGACTTCGAGTTGTGCCTTCGTGACGTCGCACCCTCGGATTTCGTGTACTTCGACCCTCCGTACTACAAGCTCGGCGGCTATTCGGATTTCAATCGCTACACTCCTGGCCAGTTTCGAGAGAAAGACCACGTTCGACTCGCGGCAGTTTGTCGGGAACTTGACGGCCGGGGCGTCCGCTGGGTCGTGAGCAACAGTGACACCGCCTTCGTCAAGTACCTCTACTCCGGCTACGAGGTGAGAAGTATCGCCTCTCGGCGCGAGATTAACCTGAGTGCTGCCGACCGCGGTGTACGTGAGCTCGTGATCCGCAACTTCTGA
- a CDS encoding helix-turn-helix domain-containing protein, whose amino-acid sequence MAAKNENCQRFGKRVRRLRKELGLSQEQFADRVGIHRTYIGGIERGERNPTLSTIYRIAQGLKIEASRLLG is encoded by the coding sequence ATGGCGGCGAAGAACGAGAACTGCCAGCGCTTCGGAAAAAGGGTGAGGCGCTTGCGCAAAGAGTTGGGGTTGTCCCAAGAGCAATTCGCGGACCGCGTCGGCATTCACCGAACGTACATAGGCGGAATAGAGCGCGGTGAGCGCAACCCGACTCTGAGCACCATCTATCGAATCGCGCAGGGGTTGAAGATTGAAGCGTCAAGGCTCCTCGGTTGA
- a CDS encoding site-specific DNA-methyltransferase — protein sequence MKRQGSSVDRSQVLRHSIYAIDNHNLSLLPENSVQLTVTSPPYVTTEFRRGQDFPYEQFLEDFHAVCEQLYRVTVPGGRFALNVADIITKYRYADDKTISRVPLGSDTLQVAQKAGFRLLERFIWDKGYTRNFGGPLLGSYPFPLTIFNNNYFEYIYVLQKPGKRHVLQKVRESSRLTPEEWRDWTQRWWRVESISEKLDYHGAVFPVEIPYRIIRMYSYVGDTVLDPYIGTGSTMFAAHKAGRQSIGFEIDPECRRWIRQRMHREIRPLLEAPLEYEILTEVKHAS from the coding sequence TTGAAGCGTCAAGGCTCCTCGGTTGATCGGTCCCAGGTGCTCCGGCATAGCATCTACGCCATCGACAACCACAACCTGTCTTTGCTTCCCGAGAACTCCGTACAACTGACCGTGACAAGCCCGCCCTACGTTACGACGGAGTTTCGCCGCGGGCAGGACTTCCCCTACGAGCAGTTCCTCGAAGACTTCCACGCCGTCTGCGAGCAACTCTATCGCGTTACGGTTCCAGGGGGGCGTTTCGCGCTCAACGTCGCCGACATCATCACCAAGTATCGATACGCAGACGACAAGACAATCAGTAGAGTACCGCTCGGCAGCGACACGCTCCAAGTCGCCCAGAAGGCCGGCTTCCGCCTCCTTGAGCGTTTCATTTGGGACAAAGGATATACCCGCAATTTCGGTGGACCGTTGCTGGGGAGCTATCCCTTCCCTCTTACGATCTTCAACAACAACTACTTTGAGTACATCTACGTTCTTCAGAAGCCCGGGAAACGCCACGTCCTCCAGAAGGTCCGGGAAAGCAGCCGGCTCACGCCCGAAGAGTGGCGCGACTGGACCCAGCGATGGTGGCGAGTCGAGAGCATTTCCGAGAAATTGGACTACCACGGGGCTGTATTTCCCGTCGAAATCCCGTACCGCATCATCCGCATGTACTCTTACGTCGGGGACACGGTCCTTGACCCGTACATCGGCACGGGGAGTACGATGTTCGCGGCTCACAAGGCGGGCCGGCAGTCGATCGGATTCGAGATTGATCCGGAATGCCGCCGCTGGATTCGTCAACGCATGCACCGCGAAATCCGACCGCTCCTCGAGGCCCCGCTGGAGTACGAGATCCTTACCGAGGTTAAGCATGCGAGCTGA